The segment CGGCCATTTCGGGCGGCAAACTTGATGCGACGGCATCCTTTTGTGACATCAACAGGCTGGCCATTCCGCCAGCGTCCAGATCGTCCAACCGTTTTTTCGATCCCAAGTAGCAGAGCACGAGCGGGGTCAGAATTACCATCATTGACTTCGTCTTATCCGGCCCAACGCCCGTGTACTTCGACAAGACGCCGACTACCGATGCAATGTTGTCACCAAACAACGAAGCTAACACCGGCATCCCCAAGTCCGACACCATGCTGAGATCGCCCGCTGCGGTCTCGTCGCCGAACATGCTAGGTAGTTTGTTTAGCAGGCTGCCACTGAAATCATCTTGACCGAGAATGTGATTTAGCGAATCAGCCCCCTGCTGTGTCGACGTTTTTTTAATCAGCGTGCCGAGGATTGATGGCAAAATCGCATTCATCCCCGACTTGGCCTGACCATCGTCAAGCCCGATTTGCTTTCCGAGCCGACCGCCGGCAAAATGCCTTTCCAGTTCGTCGAGAACGTTGATTGGCATTTGAAAGAACCCTGATGATCGATCGAGCGGAGAATACACGGCCGCCTGCAGTGGCCATTTGTATCCTATCACTCACAATCAGGTTTCGTGAAGCACCTTGGATGTCTAGCCGGACTCCATCATCAGCACCCGACCGTGACTTAGCGACAGTTCCATCGGCTCCATCGGCGCATAAAAAAAGGCGTCTCACATCTGCGGGGATGTGAGACGCCTATCGACGAGGCTCATTGAGGCTCTTATTGAAGATCTCAGTTTCGTTATTCGAGTCGAATCCTTTCAACCCGGTTTGGCAAAACTAGACCAATTCTTTCTTCGCACCGACGAGTGTTCGCAAACGTTCAGCCAAAAGGTGGGCGTCGAACGGCTTCTTGAACGTTTCGTTGATACTGCTTCGATCGAAACTCATTGGTTGTCCGTCGTCGGGCAACAGAGCGATCAGGATGATATCAGTGAAGTCGATATTCTTTCGCAAGTTCTGACAGATTTGCACTGCCTCGATCTTGCCGATCGAAAAGTCGACGATGATACAATCCGGATTGAAGCTTTCGGCTTGAATACCAGCCTCGAAACCGCTCGCGGCAACTGCCACTTTGAACGCTTTTTCGGGTGGTAGTTCGCGCTTTAGGTTTTCAATCAACACTTGGTCTTGGGCGACGATCAGGCACTTTGCCATC is part of the Rubripirellula reticaptiva genome and harbors:
- a CDS encoding DUF937 domain-containing protein, translated to MPINVLDELERHFAGGRLGKQIGLDDGQAKSGMNAILPSILGTLIKKTSTQQGADSLNHILGQDDFSGSLLNKLPSMFGDETAAGDLSMVSDLGMPVLASLFGDNIASVVGVLSKYTGVGPDKTKSMMVILTPLVLCYLGSKKRLDDLDAGGMASLLMSQKDAVASSLPPEMAATLGLGELGIADFDSAEIEIPTSRRQPVVSSGNGTVWWLPVLVVVALTAWFIVFGGSTDSSEIGVEVAIDGGNSSPN
- a CDS encoding helix-turn-helix domain-containing protein codes for the protein MKVFTTGQVAKICKVAPRTVSKWFDSGRLKGYRIPGSQDRRIPREYLIKFLKEHGMPLGDLEDEAMAKCLIVAQDQVLIENLKRELPPEKAFKVAVAASGFEAGIQAESFNPDCIIVDFSIGKIEAVQICQNLRKNIDFTDIILIALLPDDGQPMSFDRSSINETFKKPFDAHLLAERLRTLVGAKKELV